The Gammaproteobacteria bacterium sequence TCGCCCCCCACTTGACCCGGGAGGTGGTGGACAAGGCCTGCGCTTCCCGCGGCAAGGAGGATCTCGACGAGCTGTTCTCCTCCTGCGAGCTGCCCTACATTTAGGGGCTTCCCGCTATCGCTCCCCCGCCTCCGCATTCCCTTGATGCAGGCCGCATTCCTTCAATTCCTTGGATTCCCACCACCAACGGCCTTCTCGCTCGTGCTGATAAGGCAACACCGGCCGGGTGCACGGCTCGCATCCGATACTGACATATCCTTGCTCGTGCAGCTCGTTATAGGGGATATCGTTCTCCCTGATATATTGCCATACCTGCGCGGACGTCCACTCGGCCAGGGGATTGAATTTGATCAGGGGGCGCTCCGCCGAGGAAAAGGCGGCGTCTCTCTCCACGACGGAAATGCCGGTGCGGGTTTCAGGGCTCTGATCCTGTCGCTGGCCAGTGATCCAGGCGTCCAGCGTAGCCAGCTTCCGCTTTAGAGGGGCGACCTTGCGTATGCCGCAACACTCCTTGTGCCCATCCCGGTAAAAGCTGAACAGGCCTTTTTCCCTGGTCATATTTTCCAGCTGCGCCGCATCGGGAAAGAGAAGCTCTATACGGATACTGTAATGATCCCGCACTTTCTCCAGGAACCGGTAGGTCTTAGGGTGCAGGCGACCCGTATCCAGCGAGAATACGCTGACCCGCGGGTCGGCCCTGACGGCCATATCAATTAACGCTACGTCTTCCGCGCCGCTGAAGGCGATAGCGATCTTGTCGCAACGGCTCAAGGCCAGTTCCAAGACCGCTTGCGGCGAGAGGCGCCGACATTCCGAGGCCATCTTTTCAATCTCGTTGGGATCGATCATGCGCTGGTTCCGTTCTCTGTACGCTAAAAACTGTTATTATGCTTCTTTTCGTTCGCCGAATTCAGTTTATCATATGGAACGTTATGGGTAGCGCCCGCGGCGTATGCGGGCGCGCCCGGCGCCAGACAAGGCCGGGGACATAGCGGGAAGGTCGAGATGTATGGCTCAGGAAACCGATAATACCAGTACGCAATCCACTGCATGGTCTTCGGTGCTGATTGATACGCTGTATGTTGCGCTGCAAAAGAAAGCGAAAGACAAAGCGATCAAAGAAATCATACGGGACCTGAAGCGCAAAGGCTACGAAGACGCATATCTTGTCCGCCAGACCGGGGAAAAGCTGGGAAGCGATGCCGCGAATCGGGTCCAGACCCTGTTGCAGGGCGGTTCCGGCGCCGCCCCTAAAGAAGCGGAACAAGCGCCGCGCAGCGGGTCGGTAGGCGCCAAAGCGGCGGCGGCCCGGCGCCGCGCGCCGCGGCCGGGGCGACGGTCTGGCGGCGGCGGGGGGGCCGACGCCGACAGTTTTCTCGGCTGGATTAAGGGCCTTTTCGGAAAATAATAATTGGAGCCATCGCGGCGGCGGGCTCAGGCCCTGGCGGCGCGAATTTCGCCAGCCAAATCCGGCTGACCCGTCAATGATGGGCTTTTTCCAGGAAAAACGTCGGCAGGTAAGTTCCGTGCGAGGACAGATCGGTGAGTTGAATGTTTTTCCGGGGGCGGTATTCCACCACCAGATGCAACCGGGATATATCCCTGCAGGAATTGTCCGCAACGATGTCGTTGGTCGTGTCTCTGCCGATCGCCGTGCGTCCCGGCTCAAGCAGGATGGGTTCGGCGCTGAGGCCGACAAACTTCGGTTGCCGATCCATGACGATCCTGCACTTGTGCTTGGATAGGATCATATTGACCTCCTGGCCTTCTTCTATTTCGAGGGAGATCGGTTCTCCTTTAGGGAGCCGCTCGAATCCTCTATTTTCCGCCCGTTCTTGTTCCGCCGGTTCTTGCGCGACAGGACCCTCGCGCGCTAAGAGATCGATCCCCTGGGGCAGCTGCTTGCCGCGCTTTTTCAAAGCGCGGAACTCCTTGAGGATTTGCTGGCGGGTTGCCAGATATTGCATGTATTTAACGAGGGCGGTATGGCGGAAATCCTTTATCGTCGGGGTGCTTCCCGCGTCCGCTTTTTGTAAAGCCGCCATGATGGAGCGCCATCCGTAATCTTTCGAGAAGCTGGCGATGGGAATGAGGCTGAAGAAATCCTCTATCGCGCCCAATTCCGCCTTGGGGGAGGAGTTGTTGAACAACCGGACGATCCTGGTCTCCATTTTCTTGGTGAGGACCGATTCCTGCCGCAAAGCGCTGACGGACAGTCCGGCGAATTGCGAGAACCGCTCCATGGGCACCGACACCCGACCTTCCAGGGCAAAAGCGAAGGCCTCCAGAGATTGAAACTGAAGAGTATCTTTCCCTATCTGGAGTTTGACGGCGCCTGAATTTTTCGGAGCTAAAAATCTCACTCTTGATAAACGGCCAGGAACCCGAATATGGTAAATTATACCCGGTTATGCTGGCTTATAGAAGTAAAAAGGAATATCCGACCGCCAACGGCGGAGAACGGAGGGAGGCACCGCCCTCCCCGGCCGGAGCGGCAACCGCCATTTTGCGGCGTTCCCCCGGCGGGGGCCGGCGGGGGGATGCTATAATGGGGCGCAAGACCCGCAGGTTATGCGCGATGTGCGTGGTCGCCGGCCTGCCTGAACCGTACCTGAACCGGGCGGCAGGCAAGGGTCGTCGGCCCCCGTATTGCTTGTAGGATTACGAAGTTGGAATCGAACCTGATGTTGATCGTCGCGGTAGCGGCAATTGTCGTCGTGGGGGTCGTTGCCTTCCTGTTGCTGAGACATCGGGGGGCAGCCGGGGGCAGAGGCGCCGCGGAAGAAGCCGCCTATCTTGAGGACATCGATCAGGTCACCCAGAAGAAGAAGCATTCCCTGCAGACGCGGCGGCCGACAATGATCGGACGGATACCTGGAAAAGACCGAAAAGTCAGCTATATCGTGGTGCCGGAACCCACCGTGGGACGCTCCCACGCCATGATCGAATACAAGGATTACGGGTATTGGATCAAAGACCAGGGGAGCGTGAACGGCACCTTCGTGAACGGGCAGAAGGTCACCGCCGCGGTGAAACTCAAGCATGGCGATTCCATTCAGCTCTACCAATACGGGTTCAAGTTCCTTATGCCGGGAATGTCCGACGCCGACCAGACCTTGATCGCCGGCGATGCGGAGATGACGAAAATCGCGACGCCCGCCAGGCAGCCCGCTCCGGTAACCCCCGGCGACATAAAGCCCCCCAGCGAACCTTTCGGAGAGGATGTAGTGGAAGACATGACCTTGGAGAATTTCATAGACGATCAGACGATATCCGCCAGCACCACCGGCCAGTCCGAGAAGAAGAAATCCTGAGCGCATGCCTGCGTATCCCGGAGCGGGATACCCGGTGCCGCGGAGTATCGCGCCGTCTTCGCCCGGGGCGTAAAGATGCCGACCGGGCGCCGAGCCGCGACCATGCCGTATCCTCGCCTTGGCAATCGTTCGCGGGAGTTGCTCGCCTTGCTGACCGATGGCGCTTGTCATTCCTCCCTGGAATTGCAGGCGGCGCTGGGCTTGAGCCGCGCTTCCGTACGGCGCCGCCTCCGTTGCCTGAGCGACTGCGGTGTCGAGATCGTGGCGGCACGCGGGAAAGGCTACCGCCTGAGCGCGCCGCTGGAATTGCTGGAAAAGAGAAGAATACTGGCCGGGATGGAGACCGGCGCCCGACAGTTGGCGCGGCGCCTGGAGCTCCATTTCCTCATCCCTTCCACGAACGGATATATTTTGCGGCAGAAACCGCGCAGCGCCCACCGGCTGGCGGTTATTGCCGAGGGGCAGACGCAGGGGCGGGGGAGAGGCAAGAACCGCTGGGTTTCTCCTCTGGCGTCGGGGCTTTACCTCTCGATTGGCTGGACCCTGAAAGATTACCCCAGGCACTTCTCCGCACTGGCGATGACCGCCTCCGACCATATCGTCCGCGCCTTGCGTCCCCTGGGGGCGCGGGGAATCGAATCGAAATGGCCGAATGACCTGCTCTATCGCAATCGCAAACTGGGCGGGATCCTGGTGGAGGCACGAAGGGGCGCGGATAAATCCTGCCGGGTCGTGCTGGGTGTCGGGCTCAACGTCTCGCTCCCCGCCGGACTGCCGGAAGAGGTTGACCGGCCATATACGGATCTGCGGGCGGCCGCCAGTCGCCCCTTGTCCAGGAACCGCATCGCCGCGACCGTGTTGAATGCGTTGTTGCCCCTGATGCAGGAGGCATCGCATGGCCGATTCCGCAAGGATGTCCGGGGCGCCGCGGCGGCGGCATGAACATCCATATTGCCATGTTAAGCCGCCTTGGAGCCGGGGAACCGCCCGGTCTTCGGCAAGCAAACGACGAATAGGGAAGCCGCCCCGGGCGGCGGCAGTACAACGGAACCGACATTGAAATTATTGATCGATATCGGGAACAGTCGGATCAAGTGGGTTATGCACGGCGGCGACGCCCGGCAGGGAAGCGAGATCCGTTCCCTGCGCTACCAAAAGCGACGCCCGCAAGAAGCCTTTTCCTCCGCTTGGGCTCGCGAGCGGCGGCCGGAAGCCGTGTACGCCGCCAACGTAGGAGGAGCGGGGGTGGGCCGGGCCCTGGAGCGATGGACCCGGCAGCGGTGGAATCTTGCTCCGCAATACCCGAAGGTCTCCGACCGGCTGGGCGGGATAAGCAACGGTTATCGCAGGAAGGAACTTTTGGGGATCGACCGGTGGCTGGCGATGGCAGGCGCCTGGGCCAGGTATCGCCAGCCGCTCTGCCTGATTGATTGCGGCACCGCGATCACCGTGGACGTGCTGGACCGGGAGGGAAACCACGCGGGGGGAGTTATCCTTCCCGGGAAGAGGCTGTTATGCGAAGCGCTTACCCGGGGGACGGCGCAACTGCGCAACGTGCGATTTTCCGGACCCGATTGGGCTCTGAGCCTGGGGCGGGATACGGACGAAGCGGTGCGCTTCGGGAACTGCTACATGATCGTGGGGGCGCTGCGATACATCGTTGCCGAAGTCAGGGCACGTTACGGGGAAGACATCCGTATCCTGTTCGACGGCGGAGACGCCGCGGAACTGGCCGGCCTGGTCGGAGCGGGGAGTACGCATGCTCCGGGATTGGTTCTGGAGGGACTGGCATATTTTGCCGGGCTTGGCCAGTGAAGTGGTTTTTCGTCATCCTGCTTCTGGGGAACGCGGTGTTTTTCGGCTGGTCGTACCGCAACGTCCTCCTCCAGGACGAGCTCAACGCGGTCCATGGATTGGCGGTGGAACAGCCTCCGGAGAAACTGCTTCTGCTCTCGGAGTTGCCGCTTCCGCCTCCCTCCCTGGCGGCGAATGGTTTGCCGGAGGGAGCGGCCGCGCCGGAGCGCGCCGAAGACTCCCCCAGGTCCGGGCCCGACCTGGATGAATCCGTAGCGGTTGCGGACGAGCGCCCTCCGGAGTGGCCCGCCGAATGGCGCAATGCCCCGGAGGGAGGAGAGGACGCCTGTCTCAGTTTCGGCCCTTTCTTCGAGGAGTCCAGGGCGAACCGACTGCAAACCTGGCTCAACGAACGCGACGTACGCAACCGGCGACACGTGGAAAAACCGAAGGAGCGCCCGTACTATTGGATCTATATGGCCCCCCGGAAATCGCTCGCCGCACTTGCCGAGACCATAGACGATTTGAAGGAAAAGGGGATCGGCAACTACCGGCTGATTCGGAGGGGCAACCTCAAAAATGCCCTGTCGCTGGGAGTCTTCTCCGACCGTTCCGAGGTGGAACGGAGGCTCGAAGAGTTAAGAGAACAGGGATATCGGCCGATCATAGTGCCCTACGGGGGCAAACAGCCGGCTACCTGGGTGTACGCCCGGTTCGGAGAGAAAGCAAGGTCGGACAGCGGCTTCCTGTCTGGCGCCCCCCTCTCGCGAGGAGAAGAGACCGTGATAGAATGCGACGCAACGGAGGTGCCGTAGGGGCCGTCGCAACGGTTATCGGAAGGGGGACGTCCCCTGTTGCCTTCATGGTCAGGCCCCGATAGTTAAACGGCCATAACCGATGATTTGTAATCATCAGTTGAGGGTTCGAATCCCTCTCGGGGCTCCGCAAAGTCCAACCGCATTAATTGGACGGCAGGGGCCAGGAGTTCGCCAAAAAGCCGCAAAAGACCACGGCCCCCAGCCATCCGTTATTGGCGAAAGCACGGATGCACATAGCGGGGCGGCGCTCGCGAACGAGGTATTGCTGGTAAAGCGCAAGCAAAGCCGCGAGCGCAAGACAAAAATAAAAGACCGGGCGATACCCCTGCGACAGCCCCAGCGCCGCTAACAAAATCAAGGCCGCGCCCTGCAAGGCAGCGACCATGATCCGGTCCTGCCTGCCGAAAAGCAATGCCGTAGAATGCAGGCCGATCCGGGAATCGTCTTCCCGGTCCGCCATGGCATACAGGGTATCGTAGCCCACCGTCCAGCAAAGATTTGCCAGGAAAAGCAACCCGGCGGCTGGCGGTATGGAATGGGTAATCTCCGCATATGCCATGGGGATAGACCAACTGAAGGCCAACCCCAGGTAAAGTTGGGGGGCGCGAAAGCAGCGCTTCATTAACGGGTAAGTGCAGGCCAGGAACAGGGCCGCCACGGCCAGCAGGATCGTCGGCGGGCTCAAGGTCAGCGCCAGCAGGGCCGAGAGCAGGACCAGCGTCCCGAATACGGCGCCCGCCTCCCGAAGGCTGACCAGGCCGCGGGCCAGGGGGCGCCCCTTCGTGCGCGCGACCTGTCGGTCGAAGCGCAGGTCCAGACAATCGTTAATCACGCACCCGGCCGAGCGCATCAGCACGCAACCGCATACGAAAACTACCACCAACACGGGGGGAGGCATGCCGCCGGCGGCCGCCCACAACGCCCACAGGGCAGGCCATAGCAGGAGAAATATGCCGATGGGACGGTGCAGGCGGATCAGGAGGGCATAACGGACGGCGCGTCTCGGCAAGCCCTTGCGTGGGGCGCCCCCGATTGCCGTGTTCACTTTGGCGCACCTCCGCCTTTGTTGCGGCAAAAACCGGGCAGGATCACCTCGGTAATCAGCAGCGGCCGGCCGCCGATGCGAAAGCGGGAACGGCGCATCCACAGCCGCCGCGCGGCGCCCTGACAGTCCGCGGCGGCCAGCCCGTAGAGCGGCGCCTTGCGGCCTAGCCGGCGCGCCTGCAATTCTTCCCTGGCCACCCCGGGCATGGAGAAAAGCAACGCCCCCAACGGCCGCGCGCCCAGTCTGCGCAAGCGGTAGCGGATTCGACGCAGAGTATTCCCCGTCATGACGCTGCGCCCGTAGAACCACGGCCTGTCCCGGCAACGGAACAACACTTCCCGGATCCACCCCCACTGTCCCGGGCGCAGGCGCAGCGCCCTGCGTTCATCGCAGAGCAGGGGCGCCCAACCCTGGCGCTTGATCTCGATCCGCAGCCGTTCCGGGCAGCGCCGCCCCGCCAATTGGGTAAGGGAACCGGTGTGCCCCAGGATATCGCGGACTTCCGCGGGCGGCGAGCCGCGCCTCCTCTTGACAAGCGCGCGGCGCATCTTGCCGAGACCTGCCGGCTTCCGGTTCACGCGCTGCCATATTCCGGCCGCCCCCCCTGCCACCTGTAGAGCAGCGGAGGAATGCGTTCGGGGTGCTCCTCCAGCAAGTCTCTGGCGGCCGCCCGAACCTCCGGCAGCAACATCCGGTCGCGGTAGAGGTCGGCAATGCGCATTTGCGGCAACCCCTTCTGACGTGTGCCCAACAGCTCTCCCGGACCGCGCAGCCGCAGGTCGCATTCGGCGATCTTAAAGCCGTCCTGCGTGTCGCGCATGGTCATCAGGCGCTCCCGGGCAACCTGGCTCAGGGGCGGTTCGTAGAGCAGGATACAGTCTCCGCGCGTGCTTCCCCTGCCGATGCGTCCGCGTAACTGGTGCAGTTGCGCCAGGCCGAGACGCTCGGAATTCTCGACGATCATCAAACTGGCGTTGGGCACGTCAATACCGACCTCTATCACGGTGGTGGCAACCAACACTTGCAGGCCGCCGTTCATGAATTCCTGCATGACGGCATCCTTTTCCGCGGGTCTCATGCGACCGTGGATCAATCCGATCCGCAGTCCGGGCAGACTCTGTGCGAGATACTCGTGGGTGCGGATGGCGGACTGCTTCCCGATTTTCTCCGTTTCCTCGATCAAGCTGCAGATCCAATACGCCTGGCGGCCGCGGTTGCAGGCGGCGGCAATCCTGAGCGCCAGTTCTTCGCGCCGGCGGCAGGAGACAACCGCGGTGTTCGCCGGCTGTCTTCCCGGGGGCATTTGATCGATGACGGAGAGATCCAGGTCCGCGTAAATCGCCATGGAGAATGTCCTCGGTATAGGGGTGGCCGTCATCACCAGCTGATGGGGGTGACGGGTGTCCTCGGCTCCCTTGTTAAGGAGGTTCAACCGCTGATACACGCCGAAGCGGTGTTGCTCGTCAATGATCGCCAGGCCCAGGTCGGGAATGGCCACCTCCTCCTGAAGCAGGGCGTGGGTGCCGACGATCAATGTCGAGCCCCCGTCCCGCAACCGCCCCAGCAGGGATTTTCTGCGCGCGCGCGTCAGTCTGCCGGTCAATAACAGCACCGGTATGCCGAGCTCGCCAAACCACTGGGAGAAACGTTCGTAATGCTGGGCGGCCAACAATTCGGTAGGGACCATCACGCACGCCTGGCGGCCGCTGCTTGCCGCCTCCAGGGCGGCCACGGCGGCCACGGCCGTCTTCCCCGAGCCCACATCGCCCTGCAGGAGGCGCATCATGGGCACTTCGCGCTGGAGATCCTGCCGTATTTCGCCGATGACCCGCTGCTGCGCCGGGGTAAGCGCGAACGGCAGGCTGGCGACGAAGCGCCGTATCGCCGCCTCGTCGCCCCGTAGCGACAGCCCCTTGCGGGCCCGCATTTTTGCGCGCACCTGCATCAGCGCCATGCGGTGCGCAAGCAACTCCTCGAAGGCCAAGCGCCGGAAGGCGGGGTGCTCCCTCTCCCGCAGGGCGTCGGTATCCGCGCCCGGAGGCGGCAGGTGAACAAATTGCAAGGCGTCGCAGAAGCGAGGCAGGGCCCCGTTGCCCAGAACCCGCTCCGGCAGCAGTTCCTCCTGGAGTCGTTGGTCCCTGGAAACCCGCTCCAGGGCACTGCCGATCGCTCGCCGCAGGGATGCCTGGGAGAGATTCCCCCCGGAGGGGTAAATCGGGGTCAGTTGCGTTTTCAGCGGCATGGGCCGATTCGCCCGGCTCGTCATGCATTCCGGATGCACCATCTCCAGGGAGAAGGCGCCGTGCCGAACCGAGCCGTAGCAGCGCACTACGGCGCCGTCCCGGAATCTCTGCTGCTGGGAGCGGGCGAAGTGCAGGAACCGCAGCTGCAACAAGCCGGTGTCGTCTTCGAGGCAGACGACCAGGCTTTTCCTCGGGCGCCAGCGGATCTCGCTGTGCCGCACCGTCCCCTCGACCAGCGCCTCCTGCCCGGGCAGCAGCTGGCCTATGGGTACGATGCGCGTCTTGTCCACGTACCGCAGGGGGAAATGAAATAGCAAATCCCGGGCCGTATTCAGTCCCAGCCGCCGGAACTTACGGACAGTGGCAGGGGCACTGCGAACGAAACAATCCAGGGGCGCATCCAGCATGTCCGCGGGCCCCGCGGCAACGGCGCCCCGCGCATCCGTCGCCGTAGTCGCCGCCGGCATCCCCGGCGCCTCGGAGACGCCCGCCTGCCGCGGTTTCCCCCCTCTACCAATACATGAGATCGTTTTGCTCCTGAGACTCTTGCAGGTCCCCCGTCCTTTCGATGCGGGAGACCTGGCCGAGCCGGCGGATCCTCCGGATCGCTTGCGCCAAATGCTTCCGGTCCCGAATTTCCAGCGCGAACTGCAAGGTCGTGCGTTCCTCCCGGCCACCCTTGATCCCTACATTGATGACGTTGATCCCCTGGTCGGCAATGGCACTGGCCACGGTGGCGAGAACGCCGCGCTGATTCGCCACCTGCATTTGCAGTACGGCGACGAAGTCCCGGTCCAGTTCCTTCGCCCATTCGGCGCAGATCAGCCGTTCCGGGTGCCGGCGCCGCCGGCGCATGTTCTTGCAGGAGCGCCGGTGTATCACGATACCGCGGTCGGGGCTGGCGTAGCCCGAGACCGCATCCCCGGGAATAGGGTGGCAGCACCTGGCAAAGCTGATCGCCATGCCCTCCGTACCCTCGATGACCAGGGGTTGCGCCGCGGGGCCGTCCGCCGCCGCGGTCTTGCCATCCGCCGCCGACAGTTCCCGCGCGATGATGTGCGCGGGCAGGTTGCCCACGCCGGTTTCCTCCAGCAGACGCTCCCTGCTGTCCAGCCCGTGGCACTCCAGGACGGCGCGTATGTCCCGCTCCCCGAGCTGTTCGTAGGACATGGCCAGCGCCGCCAACTCCGCCTGCAACAGCCGTTTGCCCAGGTCGCGGGCCTCGCTCAACTTGATGCCTTTCAAATAGTGTCGGATGCCGGCCCTGGCCTTGGCCGTGGTAACGAATTTCAACCATGCGGGATCGGGTTGCGCAAAAGGCGAAGTAAGGATCTCCACGGTCTGGCCGGATTTCAGCGGACTGCTCAACGGGGCCGGCTGCCGGTCAATCCGGGCCCCCACACAGCGGTTGCCCACATCGGTGTGGACGGCGTAGGCCATGTCGAGCACGGTGGCCCCCCTGGGCAGCTTGAGTATGTCTCCGCGGGGGGTGAACAGATACACTTCCTCCGGAAACAGATCGACCCGCACATGCTCCAGGAATTCTTCCGGATCTCCGGCCGCCCGGTGCAGTTCCAGTATGTCCCGCAGCCATTTCCGCGTCTGTCGGTACGCCCCGCGCCGGTCGGAAATGCCGCCCGACTTGTACGACCAATGGGCCGCGATGCCGGCCTCGGCGATGCGGTCCATGTCATGGGTGCGGATCTGCACCTCAACGGGCATTCCATGAGGGCCGAACAGCACCGTATGCAGGGACTGGTAGCCGTTCGTCTTGGGCAGGGCGATGTAATCCTTGAACTTCCCGGGAACCGGCTTGTACAGATTGTGGATGGCGCCCAGCGCAAGATAGCAGTCCTTGGACGAGGCCGTGATGATCCGAAAGGCATGCAGGTCGCAGATCTCGCCGAACGAGAGATGCTTGTTCTGCATCTTCCGGTAGATGCCGTACAGGTGCTTCTCCCGCCCCAGAACCTGCGACTCGATGCCTTCCAACAGCAGGCGCTTTTCGACCGTTTGCTGGATGCGGGTGACGATACGCTGGGCGCGCCGGCGAATTTCTTGCATGCGCTCCTCCAGCACCCGGAACCGCAACGGATAGAAATACCGGAACCCCAGCTCTTCCAACTCGAGCCGCACGCTGTTCATCCCCAGGCGTTGCGCAATCGGCGCATAGATCTCCAGGGTCTCGCAGGCAATGCGCCGGCGCTTGGCGGGCGGCAGGGCGCCCAGGGTGCGCATATTGTGTATGCGGTCCGCAAGTTTGATCAGGATGACGCGGAGGTCGTCGGTCATGGCCATGAACATCCTTTGCAGGTTGCTGGCCTGGGCGTGCGCGTAATTGTCGAACTGAATCCGGCTGATCTTGGTGACTCCGTCCACCAGTTGCGCCACGTCCCGGCCGAACCGGCGCCGGATGTCCTCCTTGGCGACATCCGTATCCTCGATGACGTCGTGCAGGATGGCGGCGCTGATCGTCTGGTAATCCAGGTGCATATCCCCCAGAATCCTGCTGACCGCCAGCGGGTGATGAATATAGGGTTCGCCGCTGATGCGCTGTTGGTTGCGGTGCGCCTTTTCGCTAAAGCGGTATGCCCGGCGCACTTTCTCGACCTGGCTCGGCGTCAGGTAGGCGCCCACGCTTTCCTCCAGCTCGGCAAAACGCGTTTCTTCTGTCATGGGTTTTCATCCCACTCCCGCCCGCACGCCCGGGCGAAGGCGGCGGAAGGGGGCTATGCGTCTTCGGCGGGGGTCGGCGCCTCCGGTTCCTCTGCGCCAGGTTCGCTGCCGCCCGGATTATCTACGTTTTCCTGCGTCACCAGGCCCGCCGCGACCTCGCGCAGGGCGATCACCGTGGGTTTTTCGTCCGTCTCTTCCTCCAGGAGCGAATCCTTCCCCATGTTGAGCGGCCGGGCGCGCTTGCTCGCCAGCAATACCAGGTCGTACCGATTCGGGATTTTTTCGAGACAGTCTTCTACCGTCAATCTTGCCATGGTTTCGTTTTCCTCTACAAACCGATCCGCCCGGACCGGCGCTGCGCGCGATTCGGGAACGGCCCCGGCAATCTTAACGAAAATGCCGCGCTTCTTCCATCAGGGCCGATAGATGTTCCTGGACGTCGCTCTCTATAAGGGCCTCCGGTCCGCCGGCACGGACCGAGCGAACGATGTCCCGCAATCGCTCCAGAGCGCGGTCGAAGTCATCGTTGATAAGCTGGTAATTGTATTCCCCACAGTGAGAAAGATCCGCCAGCGTTTCGCTGATGCGCCTCTGAATCACCTGTTCGTCGTCCTGTCCCCGGCGCCGCAGCCGCTCCTGCAGGGAACGGAAGTTCGGGGGCAAAATGAAAATCCCCATGGAATCAGGAATTGCCCGGCGCACCTGGCGCGCGCCCTGCCAATCGATCTCCAGCAGC is a genomic window containing:
- a CDS encoding phosphoadenylyl-sulfate reductase, with protein sequence MIDPNEIEKMASECRRLSPQAVLELALSRCDKIAIAFSGAEDVALIDMAVRADPRVSVFSLDTGRLHPKTYRFLEKVRDHYSIRIELLFPDAAQLENMTREKGLFSFYRDGHKECCGIRKVAPLKRKLATLDAWITGQRQDQSPETRTGISVVERDAAFSSAERPLIKFNPLAEWTSAQVWQYIRENDIPYNELHEQGYVSIGCEPCTRPVLPYQHEREGRWWWESKELKECGLHQGNAEAGER
- a CDS encoding FHA domain-containing protein; this encodes MRFLAPKNSGAVKLQIGKDTLQFQSLEAFAFALEGRVSVPMERFSQFAGLSVSALRQESVLTKKMETRIVRLFNNSSPKAELGAIEDFFSLIPIASFSKDYGWRSIMAALQKADAGSTPTIKDFRHTALVKYMQYLATRQQILKEFRALKKRGKQLPQGIDLLAREGPVAQEPAEQERAENRGFERLPKGEPISLEIEEGQEVNMILSKHKCRIVMDRQPKFVGLSAEPILLEPGRTAIGRDTTNDIVADNSCRDISRLHLVVEYRPRKNIQLTDLSSHGTYLPTFFLEKAHH
- a CDS encoding FHA domain-containing protein; translated protein: MESNLMLIVAVAAIVVVGVVAFLLLRHRGAAGGRGAAEEAAYLEDIDQVTQKKKHSLQTRRPTMIGRIPGKDRKVSYIVVPEPTVGRSHAMIEYKDYGYWIKDQGSVNGTFVNGQKVTAAVKLKHGDSIQLYQYGFKFLMPGMSDADQTLIAGDAEMTKIATPARQPAPVTPGDIKPPSEPFGEDVVEDMTLENFIDDQTISASTTGQSEKKKS
- a CDS encoding biotin--[acetyl-CoA-carboxylase] ligase; its protein translation is MPYPRLGNRSRELLALLTDGACHSSLELQAALGLSRASVRRRLRCLSDCGVEIVAARGKGYRLSAPLELLEKRRILAGMETGARQLARRLELHFLIPSTNGYILRQKPRSAHRLAVIAEGQTQGRGRGKNRWVSPLASGLYLSIGWTLKDYPRHFSALAMTASDHIVRALRPLGARGIESKWPNDLLYRNRKLGGILVEARRGADKSCRVVLGVGLNVSLPAGLPEEVDRPYTDLRAAASRPLSRNRIAATVLNALLPLMQEASHGRFRKDVRGAAAAA
- a CDS encoding type III pantothenate kinase, producing MKLLIDIGNSRIKWVMHGGDARQGSEIRSLRYQKRRPQEAFSSAWARERRPEAVYAANVGGAGVGRALERWTRQRWNLAPQYPKVSDRLGGISNGYRRKELLGIDRWLAMAGAWARYRQPLCLIDCGTAITVDVLDREGNHAGGVILPGKRLLCEALTRGTAQLRNVRFSGPDWALSLGRDTDEAVRFGNCYMIVGALRYIVAEVRARYGEDIRILFDGGDAAELAGLVGAGSTHAPGLVLEGLAYFAGLGQ
- a CDS encoding SPOR domain-containing protein is translated as MKWFFVILLLGNAVFFGWSYRNVLLQDELNAVHGLAVEQPPEKLLLLSELPLPPPSLAANGLPEGAAAPERAEDSPRSGPDLDESVAVADERPPEWPAEWRNAPEGGEDACLSFGPFFEESRANRLQTWLNERDVRNRRHVEKPKERPYYWIYMAPRKSLAALAETIDDLKEKGIGNYRLIRRGNLKNALSLGVFSDRSEVERRLEELREQGYRPIIVPYGGKQPATWVYARFGEKARSDSGFLSGAPLSRGEETVIECDATEVP
- the ubiA gene encoding 4-hydroxybenzoate octaprenyltransferase codes for the protein MNTAIGGAPRKGLPRRAVRYALLIRLHRPIGIFLLLWPALWALWAAAGGMPPPVLVVVFVCGCVLMRSAGCVINDCLDLRFDRQVARTKGRPLARGLVSLREAGAVFGTLVLLSALLALTLSPPTILLAVAALFLACTYPLMKRCFRAPQLYLGLAFSWSIPMAYAEITHSIPPAAGLLFLANLCWTVGYDTLYAMADREDDSRIGLHSTALLFGRQDRIMVAALQGAALILLAALGLSQGYRPVFYFCLALAALLALYQQYLVRERRPAMCIRAFANNGWLGAVVFCGFLANSWPLPSN
- a CDS encoding chorismate lyase, which gives rise to MNRKPAGLGKMRRALVKRRRGSPPAEVRDILGHTGSLTQLAGRRCPERLRIEIKRQGWAPLLCDERRALRLRPGQWGWIREVLFRCRDRPWFYGRSVMTGNTLRRIRYRLRRLGARPLGALLFSMPGVAREELQARRLGRKAPLYGLAAADCQGAARRLWMRRSRFRIGGRPLLITEVILPGFCRNKGGGAPK
- the recG gene encoding ATP-dependent DNA helicase RecG; translation: MPAATTATDARGAVAAGPADMLDAPLDCFVRSAPATVRKFRRLGLNTARDLLFHFPLRYVDKTRIVPIGQLLPGQEALVEGTVRHSEIRWRPRKSLVVCLEDDTGLLQLRFLHFARSQQQRFRDGAVVRCYGSVRHGAFSLEMVHPECMTSRANRPMPLKTQLTPIYPSGGNLSQASLRRAIGSALERVSRDQRLQEELLPERVLGNGALPRFCDALQFVHLPPPGADTDALREREHPAFRRLAFEELLAHRMALMQVRAKMRARKGLSLRGDEAAIRRFVASLPFALTPAQQRVIGEIRQDLQREVPMMRLLQGDVGSGKTAVAAVAALEAASSGRQACVMVPTELLAAQHYERFSQWFGELGIPVLLLTGRLTRARRKSLLGRLRDGGSTLIVGTHALLQEEVAIPDLGLAIIDEQHRFGVYQRLNLLNKGAEDTRHPHQLVMTATPIPRTFSMAIYADLDLSVIDQMPPGRQPANTAVVSCRRREELALRIAAACNRGRQAYWICSLIEETEKIGKQSAIRTHEYLAQSLPGLRIGLIHGRMRPAEKDAVMQEFMNGGLQVLVATTVIEVGIDVPNASLMIVENSERLGLAQLHQLRGRIGRGSTRGDCILLYEPPLSQVARERLMTMRDTQDGFKIAECDLRLRGPGELLGTRQKGLPQMRIADLYRDRMLLPEVRAAARDLLEEHPERIPPLLYRWQGGRPEYGSA